From Klebsiella sp. RHBSTW-00484, the proteins below share one genomic window:
- a CDS encoding helix-turn-helix domain-containing protein, whose amino-acid sequence MVPKRLKEAREMAGISQEKLSQLIGVEGINTRSRLSSYEVGRTEPPFNLVKKIAKVLDYPENYFYTVDDDFANTVLEFHRNRMNPDSNPHYNTVIEVKKLAEQLDEARKLAGELSECLKRR is encoded by the coding sequence ATGGTGCCTAAGAGACTGAAAGAAGCGCGGGAAATGGCTGGAATTTCACAGGAAAAACTTTCTCAGCTTATCGGTGTTGAGGGAATCAACACTCGTTCCCGATTGTCGAGTTATGAGGTAGGAAGGACAGAGCCGCCTTTTAACTTAGTAAAAAAGATTGCCAAAGTTCTTGATTATCCAGAAAATTATTTTTATACGGTGGATGATGATTTTGCTAATACTGTTTTGGAATTCCACAGGAATCGTATGAATCCTGATTCAAATCCCCATTACAACACCGTCATAGAGGTGAAAAAATTAGCGGAACAGCTTGATGAGGCGAGAAAGCTAGCTGGCGAATTAAGTGAATGCTTAAAACGTCGTTAA